The following DNA comes from Anaerostipes rhamnosivorans.
CCCAGATATTAAATATCACGCAGCCAAGCCTGAGCCATGCCATCAATGCTTTGGAAAAGGAGTTGAATGTCAAATTATTTGAGAAAGTTGGAAGAAATGCCAGGCTTACCAAGGAAGGTGAACTTTTTTGGCGTTATGTGGTGCAGTCTCTGGATATGCTGGATGAAGGCAGGCGGGTTGTGGGTGAAGTCTCTGGAATGGTAGGCGGTTTCATTGATATCGGATATATTTATACACTGGGAAGTCATTTTATTCCCCAGAATATGAGCGATTATATGAATATGAACGAGGGGAAAAATATCAGGTTTTCCTTTGGCCAGGGGACCACGGAACAGATGATAGAAGAATTAAAAAAGGGAACCTATGATTTGGTATTTTCGTCCTATAAAGAGGGGGAGGACCGGCTGAACTTTATTCCAGTAGTGGAAGAAGAGCTTGTGTTGATTACACCGAAAGGCCATCCGCTGTCCCGGGAAAAGGCTGTTGATCTGGCGGAGACGACCACATATCCGTATATTATGTTCTCCAGAAAGAGTGGACTGAGGCCGTTTATCAACAAGCTGTTTACAAAGGTAAAAGCACAGCCGTTTATCGCATATGAGGGGGAAGAAGATTCTTCCGTGGCGGGACTTGTGGCCGCTGGGCTGGGTATCTCCATCGTGCCCAGAATCCCGCTCCTGGAAACAATGGAAGTGGAAGTGATCCCTATTAAAAGGCCGGAGATCAAACGCTATATTTATCTCGTTACGCAGAAGGATAAATACTTGTCGCCGATCGTGCAGGATTTTATCAAGTTTATAAAATCCCGCCACCAGCTGTAGAAAAGGAGGCAGAGGATTCTCCAGTCTCAGTCCAATATTGAAAGAAATGCCGGATTATGGTATACTGAACCACATTAGATTACGATTGAAGAAAAGCGAGGAACACAATGGGAAAGTTAGAAGAGATCAGAGCCAGACTGGAGATCTGTGACAAACAGATCGTGTCAGTTCTGGAAGACCGGATGGATATTATCAAAGAGATCATGGAGTACAAAAAAGAAAACGGACTTCCGATCCTCCAGCCAGAGCAGGAAAAGCGTCAGAGAAAGATGCTGAAAGAGCATGTAAAAGATAATACATATAAGGAAGAGATTCTGAACATTTTTACTTATATTGTTGAAAATAGCAGAAGGATTCAGGCCAGGACTCTGTTTACCCATAATATTTTCCTGATTGGATTTATGGGAGTTGGTAAAAGTACAGTTTCTGACTATTTGAGTACGATTCTTGCCTCTCCCCAGGTGGAGATGGATCAAGTAATTGTAGACAAAGAGAAGATGTCTATCAATAAGATTTTTGAAGAGTATGGTGAAGAGTATTTTAGAAACTGTGAGACTAACCTGCTGATCGAACTGCAGAAAAAGAATAACCAGATTGTGTCCTGTGGAGGCGGAGTGGCCATGAGAGAGATCAATGTGCAGGAGATGAAAAAGAACGGACGAGTGGTTCTTTTGACCGCTTCTCCGGAGACTATCTTAGAGCGCGTCAAAGACAGCGATGAACGTCCGCTGCTCCGTGGACGCAAAAATACAGAGTATATCTCTGAACTCATGGAGATCAGAAGACCGAAGTACCGTGCGGCAGCAGATGTGATCGTAGATACGGACAAAAAAAGTGTTGAGGAGATTGCAGAGGAGATTGTCGCAAAGTTAACCCATCTATAAAATAGGAGGAATGAAGATGCAGGCATTTACCCATCACACACCGACAGAAATCATTTTTGGAAAGGCTTCCGAGAACAAAGCCGCTGAACTGGTCAAGAAGTATCACGGTTCCAGAGTCTTTGTTGTGTATGGAGGAGGAAGCGTCAAAAGAACAGGGCTTCTTCAAAGAGTGACAGAAACACTGGAAAAAGCAGACCTTCAAGTGGAGACCATCGGCGGGGTAAAACCAAACCCGAGACTGGATTTTGCCAGAGAGGCTGTGAAGAAGGCGATTGAGTTCAACGCAGATTTTATTTTAGCTGTGGGCGGCGGAAGTGTTATTGACACGGCAAAGGCAGTGTCCCATGGAGTTGCAAATCCAGACACAGATATCTGGGAGTTCTGGTCCAGAAAAAAACCGCTTCAAAAAACTCTGCCGGTTGGTGTCATCTTGACTCTTGCGGCTGCCGGAAGTGAGACCAGCGATTCTGCGGTTCTTACGAATACTGAGATCCAGGTCAAAAGAGGCCTTGGCACGGACCTGAACCGTCCGGAGTTTGCCATCATGAATCCGGAACTCACTTATACCCTTCCAAAGTATCAGGTGGGATGTGGGATCGTAGATATTATGATGCATACATTAGACCGTTATTTTACAAAGACCAAAGGCAATCAGCTGACGGATGAGATCGCAGAAGGCCTTCTGCGCACTGTGATCGCTAACGGAAGGATTGCAATTAAAGATTCCCATAATTACGATAGCATGAGTGAGATCATGTGGTGCGGAAGCATTTCCCACAACGGACTGACCGGCCTTGGGGCAGAGAAGGACTTTGCGCCTCACCAGCTGGGACATGAACTGAGCGCCAAGTTTGACATTGCGCACGGAGCCAGCTTATCCGCCGTATGGGGAGCATGGGCAGAGTATTCCTACGTGGAGGATGTGGATCGGTTTGTGCGTTTTGCAGACAAAGTATGGGGAATTTCAGGAGACAACAAAGAAGAAGTGGCAAGAAAGGCCATCAATGCCACAGTCAACTATTTTAAGTCACTGGACATGCCGACTTGTTTTTCAGAAGCACCGGAGATCGGCATAAAAACAGACGATGAGCTGTGGGCAATGGCAGACGGATGCTCCTACCAGAATACGAGGACGATCGGTTCCTTCCGTGTTTTGAACAAGGAAGATATCTTTAATGTATACAAATTGGCAAATAAATAGTTGATAAGAAGTACCATTTATTATAGAATGTTATAGAACAAAATGATTAAGGAGGAAATTACGATATGGTATCCGCAGGAGATTTTAAGAATGGGTTAACCATCGAATACGAAGGCAATATTTATCAGATTATTGAATTTCAGCATGTAAAGCCTGGAAAGGGAGCAGCCTTCGTGCGTGCGAAGTTAAAGAATATTAAGAGTGGGGGGGCGATCGAAAAGTCTTTCCGTCCATCTGAAAAGTTTGAGAATGCTCACATTGAGCGAAAAGAAATGCAGTATTTATATACAGATGGTGAATTATTCCACTTCATGGATCCGGAGACATTTGACCAGATCGCATTAGATCCGGACACCATCGGTGATTCATTAAAGTTTGTAAAAGAAAACATGAATGTAACTTTGGTTTCTCATAACGGAACCGTTTTCCAGGTAGAAGCACCTCTGCATGTAGAACTGCTGGTGACAGAGTGTGAACCGGGAGAAAAAGGAAACACAGCTCAGGGTGCTACAAAGCCATGTACGGTAGAGACGGGTGCAAATGTCAATGTTCCTCTGTTCGTCAACCAGGGTGACACATTAAAGATTGATACAAGAACCGGGGAATATTTATCCAGGGTATAAGCTTGTCAAAGAATCAGAAGATTCGGGGGATCATCTGCATTATCCTGTCAGCGTTCTGCTTTGCATGGATGAATGCTTTTGTAAAGCTTTCGGGCGATCTCCCTTCGATTGAAAAGAGCTTTTTCAGAAACCTGGTGGCTTTGATCTTCGCATTTGTCATGATCAAAAAAAGCGGCGCCGGGTTCCGGTTTCAAATGAAGAATTTACACTGGTTTATCCTAAGGTCCTTAGCAGGGACCTTAGGTATTTTTTGCAATTTTTATGCGGTGGATCATCTGGTGCTTTCCGATGCGTCTACGCTGAACAAATTGTCGCCATTTTTTGTGATTGTATTTTCTTATTTGATTCTGAGAGAAAAGATTACCATATTCCAGTTGACTTGTATCACATCCGCATTTATCGGCAGTATGTTTATTGTAAAACCAAGTTTTGCATCAGTTTCTGTTCTTCCGGCATTCATAGGATTCATGGGAGGATTGTTCGCGGGATGCGCCTATGCCTGCGTCAGGAAGCTTGGTACCAGAGGGGAGAGAGGACCATTCATCGTCTTTTTCTTCTCCACATTTTCTTGTATCAGCTGTATTCCTTTTATGATCGGGAATTTTCATCCGATTTCCGGAATCCAGCTCGTTTATCTGCTTCTTGCAGGGCTTGCGGCAGCGGGAGGGCAGTTTTCCATCACGGCGGCCTACACCTATGCGCCGGGAAAAGAAATATCCATTTATGATTATACGCAGATTATTTTTTCCACTCTGCTGGGATTTTTCCTGTTTGGCCAGGTGCCGGACGGATTCAGTATCCTTGGATATCTCATCATCATCGCTGCAGCTGTGGTTATGTTTTTCTACAACAACCGCAGGGACAAAAAAGAATAAGATCGTATTTTGCAAGGGAAGTTCTCCGATGTTCGAGGGGGCTTCCTT
Coding sequences within:
- a CDS encoding shikimate kinase, with the translated sequence MGKLEEIRARLEICDKQIVSVLEDRMDIIKEIMEYKKENGLPILQPEQEKRQRKMLKEHVKDNTYKEEILNIFTYIVENSRRIQARTLFTHNIFLIGFMGVGKSTVSDYLSTILASPQVEMDQVIVDKEKMSINKIFEEYGEEYFRNCETNLLIELQKKNNQIVSCGGGVAMREINVQEMKKNGRVVLLTASPETILERVKDSDERPLLRGRKNTEYISELMEIRRPKYRAAADVIVDTDKKSVEEIAEEIVAKLTHL
- a CDS encoding LysR family transcriptional regulator, producing the protein MNLNHLYYFRTLVKEQHYTKAAQILNITQPSLSHAINALEKELNVKLFEKVGRNARLTKEGELFWRYVVQSLDMLDEGRRVVGEVSGMVGGFIDIGYIYTLGSHFIPQNMSDYMNMNEGKNIRFSFGQGTTEQMIEELKKGTYDLVFSSYKEGEDRLNFIPVVEEELVLITPKGHPLSREKAVDLAETTTYPYIMFSRKSGLRPFINKLFTKVKAQPFIAYEGEEDSSVAGLVAAGLGISIVPRIPLLETMEVEVIPIKRPEIKRYIYLVTQKDKYLSPIVQDFIKFIKSRHQL
- the efp gene encoding elongation factor P codes for the protein MVSAGDFKNGLTIEYEGNIYQIIEFQHVKPGKGAAFVRAKLKNIKSGGAIEKSFRPSEKFENAHIERKEMQYLYTDGELFHFMDPETFDQIALDPDTIGDSLKFVKENMNVTLVSHNGTVFQVEAPLHVELLVTECEPGEKGNTAQGATKPCTVETGANVNVPLFVNQGDTLKIDTRTGEYLSRV
- a CDS encoding DMT family transporter, which encodes MSKNQKIRGIICIILSAFCFAWMNAFVKLSGDLPSIEKSFFRNLVALIFAFVMIKKSGAGFRFQMKNLHWFILRSLAGTLGIFCNFYAVDHLVLSDASTLNKLSPFFVIVFSYLILREKITIFQLTCITSAFIGSMFIVKPSFASVSVLPAFIGFMGGLFAGCAYACVRKLGTRGERGPFIVFFFSTFSCISCIPFMIGNFHPISGIQLVYLLLAGLAAAGGQFSITAAYTYAPGKEISIYDYTQIIFSTLLGFFLFGQVPDGFSILGYLIIIAAAVVMFFYNNRRDKKE
- a CDS encoding iron-containing alcohol dehydrogenase, which codes for MKMQAFTHHTPTEIIFGKASENKAAELVKKYHGSRVFVVYGGGSVKRTGLLQRVTETLEKADLQVETIGGVKPNPRLDFAREAVKKAIEFNADFILAVGGGSVIDTAKAVSHGVANPDTDIWEFWSRKKPLQKTLPVGVILTLAAAGSETSDSAVLTNTEIQVKRGLGTDLNRPEFAIMNPELTYTLPKYQVGCGIVDIMMHTLDRYFTKTKGNQLTDEIAEGLLRTVIANGRIAIKDSHNYDSMSEIMWCGSISHNGLTGLGAEKDFAPHQLGHELSAKFDIAHGASLSAVWGAWAEYSYVEDVDRFVRFADKVWGISGDNKEEVARKAINATVNYFKSLDMPTCFSEAPEIGIKTDDELWAMADGCSYQNTRTIGSFRVLNKEDIFNVYKLANK